Proteins co-encoded in one Bacillus sp. FSL H8-0547 genomic window:
- the groL gene encoding chaperonin GroEL (60 kDa chaperone family; promotes refolding of misfolded polypeptides especially under stressful conditions; forms two stacked rings of heptamers to form a barrel-shaped 14mer; ends can be capped by GroES; misfolded proteins enter the barrel where they are refolded when GroES binds), which translates to MAKDIKFSEDARRAMLRGVDALANAVKVTLGPKGRNVVLEKKFGSPLITNDGVTIAKEIELEDAFENMGAKLVAEVASKTNDVAGDGTTTATVLAQAMIREGLKNVTAGANPMGIRKGIEKAVVVATEELKAISKPIESKESIAQVAAISAADDEVGQLIAEAMERVGNDGVITIEESKGFTTELEVVEGMQFDRGYASPYMVTDSDKMEAVLDNPYILITDKKITNIQEILPVLEQVVQQGKPLLLIAEDVEGEALATLVVNKLRGTFNAVAVKAPGFGDRRKAMLEDISVLTGGEVITEDLGLDLKSANISQLGRASKVVVTKENTTIVEGAGESDKIAGRVKQIRAQLEETTSEFDKEKLQERLAKLAGGVAVIKVGAATETELKERKLRIEDALNSTRAAVEEGIVSGGGTALVNVYNKVASVEGEGDFATGVNIVLRALEEPVRQIAHNAGLEGSVIVERLKHAEVGTGFNAATGAWVNMIEAGIVDPTKVTRSALQNAASVAAMFLTTEAVVADKPEENAPAMPDMGGMGGMGGMM; encoded by the coding sequence ATGGCTAAAGACATTAAATTCAGTGAAGACGCTCGCCGCGCAATGCTGCGCGGAGTTGACGCACTTGCAAATGCTGTAAAAGTAACACTTGGACCAAAAGGACGCAATGTGGTTCTTGAGAAAAAATTCGGATCTCCGCTAATCACAAATGACGGTGTAACCATCGCAAAAGAAATCGAGCTTGAAGATGCATTCGAAAACATGGGTGCAAAGCTTGTTGCTGAAGTTGCAAGCAAAACAAACGACGTAGCAGGTGACGGTACAACAACTGCTACGGTTCTTGCTCAGGCAATGATCCGCGAAGGTCTTAAAAACGTAACAGCAGGCGCTAACCCAATGGGTATCCGCAAAGGTATCGAAAAAGCGGTTGTTGTTGCTACAGAAGAGCTTAAAGCCATCTCTAAACCAATCGAAAGCAAAGAATCCATTGCTCAAGTAGCTGCGATTTCTGCTGCTGACGACGAAGTAGGTCAATTGATCGCTGAAGCAATGGAGCGCGTTGGCAACGACGGCGTTATCACAATCGAAGAATCAAAAGGCTTCACAACGGAGCTTGAAGTGGTTGAAGGTATGCAGTTCGACCGCGGATATGCATCTCCATACATGGTCACTGATTCAGACAAAATGGAAGCTGTCCTAGACAACCCGTACATCTTAATCACTGACAAAAAAATCACGAACATTCAGGAGATCCTTCCTGTACTTGAGCAGGTTGTACAACAAGGCAAGCCTCTACTATTGATTGCTGAGGATGTTGAAGGTGAAGCACTTGCTACTCTAGTAGTAAACAAACTTCGCGGAACATTCAATGCAGTAGCTGTTAAAGCTCCTGGATTCGGCGACCGCCGCAAAGCAATGCTTGAAGACATCTCTGTTCTTACAGGCGGAGAAGTGATCACTGAAGACTTAGGTCTTGACCTTAAATCAGCGAACATTTCCCAGCTTGGCCGCGCTTCTAAAGTTGTTGTAACAAAAGAAAACACAACAATCGTTGAAGGCGCTGGCGAGTCTGACAAAATCGCAGGCCGCGTAAAACAAATCCGTGCTCAATTAGAAGAAACAACTTCTGAGTTCGATAAAGAAAAATTACAAGAACGCCTTGCTAAACTTGCTGGTGGCGTAGCAGTCATCAAAGTTGGTGCTGCAACTGAAACAGAACTAAAAGAGCGCAAACTTCGCATTGAAGATGCCCTTAACTCTACTCGCGCTGCAGTAGAAGAAGGTATCGTATCAGGCGGTGGTACAGCCCTTGTAAATGTATACAACAAAGTAGCATCTGTTGAAGGAGAAGGCGACTTCGCGACAGGCGTAAACATCGTTCTTCGCGCACTTGAAGAGCCAGTACGCCAAATCGCTCACAACGCAGGCCTTGAAGGCTCAGTCATCGTTGAGCGCCTGAAGCATGCTGAAGTAGGCACTGGATTCAACGCTGCAACTGGCGCATGGGTAAACATGATCGAAGCCGGTATCGTTGACCCGACAAAAGTAACTCGTTCAGCGCTTCAAAACGCTGCATCTGTAGCGGCTATGTTCCTGACTACTGAAGCAGTAGTTGCTGACAAGCCTGAAGAAAACGCTCCTGCAATGCCTGATATGGGCGGCATGGGTGGAATGGGCGGAATGATGTAA
- the groES gene encoding co-chaperone GroES, producing MLKPLGDRVVIELVQSEEKTASGIVLPDSAKEKPQEGKVVAVGTGRVLDNGERVALEVAEGDRIIFSKYSGTEVKYEGAEYLILRESDILAVIG from the coding sequence TTGTTAAAGCCATTAGGTGATCGTGTCGTAATTGAGCTTGTACAATCTGAAGAAAAGACTGCCAGCGGAATCGTATTGCCGGACAGCGCGAAAGAAAAGCCGCAAGAGGGCAAAGTTGTAGCAGTAGGTACTGGTCGTGTGCTTGACAACGGTGAGCGTGTTGCTCTTGAAGTTGCAGAAGGCGATCGTATTATCTTCTCAAAATACTCTGGTACTGAAGTGAAGTATGAGGGTGCTGAATACTTAATCCTACGCGAAAGCGACATTTTAGCAGTCATCGGCTAA
- a CDS encoding type II CAAX endopeptidase family protein, translating to MKKEYWLIILTYIVMQFSGILGIPLLLKLGVGEGESMRMAQIMASGYWTVFSFAAAFVLVLFFMRTHFRDNKELRGDAAPVSVSILWAVAGVFLALTVQVLAATIETRVLGIQGESENTQIIMEVLKVTPLLILVTSIIGPILEEIIFRKILFGALYQRMNFFLSALISSIVFALVHGEPQHLLLYGSMGFVFAFLYIRTKRLLVPIFAHVAMNTLVVLLQSNREQIEEMMKNAEQMQFIFGGM from the coding sequence TTGAAGAAAGAATACTGGCTAATCATTTTGACATACATCGTCATGCAGTTTTCAGGCATTCTTGGCATCCCGCTTCTTCTTAAGCTTGGCGTAGGCGAAGGCGAATCGATGAGAATGGCTCAGATTATGGCATCCGGATACTGGACCGTTTTCAGCTTTGCGGCTGCATTTGTCCTCGTCCTGTTTTTCATGCGCACCCACTTTAGAGACAACAAGGAATTAAGAGGTGACGCAGCCCCGGTAAGTGTGTCCATCCTATGGGCAGTGGCCGGAGTATTTTTGGCGCTGACTGTCCAGGTTCTCGCAGCCACAATTGAAACGAGAGTGCTCGGAATCCAGGGAGAGTCAGAAAATACGCAGATTATCATGGAAGTATTGAAGGTTACGCCTCTTCTTATCCTCGTCACTTCCATTATCGGACCGATATTAGAGGAAATCATTTTCAGAAAGATTCTGTTCGGCGCTCTCTATCAGCGCATGAATTTCTTCCTTTCGGCTTTGATCAGTTCAATCGTTTTTGCGCTTGTGCACGGTGAGCCGCAGCATCTGCTCCTGTACGGATCAATGGGCTTTGTCTTTGCTTTCCTGTATATCCGGACAAAGCGCCTGCTCGTACCGATCTTTGCGCATGTCGCCATGAATACACTGGTCGTGCTGCTGCAGTCGAACCGCGAACAGATTGAAGAAATGATGAAGAATGCGGAACAAATGCAATTTATTTTTGGAGGCATGTAA
- a CDS encoding YdiK family protein, with protein MRTSPVSMGIFYLAMGILFTYLAVNSSENGLWSFPTILLMLIATFDLGVAFRMFTLSYKVKAKKK; from the coding sequence ATGAGAACAAGCCCGGTATCGATGGGAATCTTCTACTTGGCAATGGGCATCCTGTTTACCTATCTTGCGGTGAACAGCTCGGAAAACGGGCTATGGTCTTTTCCGACCATCCTGCTGATGCTGATTGCAACATTTGACCTTGGAGTGGCATTCCGAATGTTTACTCTTTCGTATAAAGTAAAAGCGAAGAAAAAATAG
- the tatC gene encoding twin-arginine translocase subunit TatC has protein sequence MKQNDMSVIDHIAELRKRIIITVFFLFLAVIAGFLLAKPIIIYLQHTTEAENLTLNSFRMTDPIMVYMQFTFIIAFILTSPVILYQLWAFVSPGLYEKERRVTLSYIPISIGLFLAGLSFSYFLLFPFVVDFMEQLSNDLDINQVIGINEYFQFLIQLTIPFGLLFQLPVVIMFLTRLGIVTPMFLSKVRKYAYFILLVIAALITPPEIVSHLMVSVPLFILYEVSIFVSRFAYRKAQKTQFEEENKEG, from the coding sequence ATGAAACAAAACGACATGTCGGTCATCGATCACATTGCCGAGCTCAGAAAACGGATCATCATTACGGTCTTTTTCCTGTTTCTCGCTGTGATTGCCGGCTTCTTACTCGCAAAGCCGATCATTATTTATCTGCAGCATACGACAGAAGCAGAGAATTTGACGCTTAATTCATTCCGCATGACAGATCCGATTATGGTCTACATGCAGTTTACCTTTATCATCGCCTTTATCCTGACGTCACCGGTTATTCTTTATCAGCTTTGGGCCTTCGTCAGCCCGGGGCTTTACGAAAAAGAACGCCGCGTTACGCTCAGCTATATCCCGATTAGCATCGGGCTGTTTCTGGCCGGTCTCAGCTTTTCGTATTTCCTGCTGTTTCCGTTCGTGGTTGACTTTATGGAGCAGCTGTCAAATGATCTTGATATTAACCAGGTCATCGGGATTAACGAGTATTTTCAGTTTCTGATTCAGCTCACCATACCATTCGGACTGCTGTTTCAGCTGCCGGTTGTCATCATGTTTTTGACAAGGCTCGGGATCGTCACGCCGATGTTCCTGTCAAAGGTGAGGAAATACGCATACTTCATTCTGCTTGTCATCGCAGCGCTCATCACACCTCCGGAGATTGTCTCGCATCTCATGGTGTCTGTTCCGCTTTTCATTTTGTATGAAGTCAGTATTTTCGTCTCAAGGTTTGCCTACCGGAAAGCACAGAAAACACAGTTTGAGGAAGAAAATAAAGAAGGGTAA
- a CDS encoding twin-arginine translocase TatA/TatE family subunit, with amino-acid sequence MPNIGFGSLLLIVFAALLIFGPKKLPELGKALGNSLREFKSATKGLADDDEEDKKKEEK; translated from the coding sequence ATGCCGAACATAGGATTTGGAAGTCTGCTGCTGATCGTTTTTGCTGCTTTATTAATCTTTGGTCCAAAGAAGCTTCCGGAACTTGGAAAAGCGCTGGGAAATTCGCTGCGCGAGTTCAAGTCTGCCACAAAAGGGCTTGCAGATGACGATGAGGAAGACAAAAAGAAGGAAGAGAAGTAA
- a CDS encoding redox-sensing transcriptional repressor Rex → MNNIEQSKIPQATAKRLPLYYRFLKNLHASGKQRVSSAELSDAVKVDSATIRRDFSYFGALGKKGYGYNVNYLLSFFRKTLDQDEVTKVTLIGVGNLGTAFLHYNFTKNNNTLISLAFDVDENKIGTEIGDVPIYHLDNMEEHLPEDVTVAILTVPAQAAQAITDRLIAKGIKGILNFTPARLNVPEEIRIHHIDLAVELQSLVYFLKHYPNA, encoded by the coding sequence GTGAACAACATTGAACAATCCAAAATTCCGCAGGCGACGGCAAAACGTCTGCCTTTATACTACAGGTTCTTAAAAAACCTGCATGCCTCAGGAAAGCAGCGGGTGTCATCAGCAGAACTGAGTGATGCCGTGAAGGTCGATTCCGCGACCATCCGAAGAGACTTTTCCTACTTTGGAGCTCTAGGGAAAAAAGGATATGGCTACAACGTTAATTACCTGCTGTCTTTTTTCAGAAAGACGCTTGATCAGGACGAGGTCACAAAGGTTACGCTGATTGGAGTAGGAAATCTCGGTACAGCTTTCCTTCATTATAACTTCACGAAAAACAACAATACGCTGATTTCACTGGCGTTTGATGTGGATGAGAACAAAATCGGCACCGAAATTGGCGACGTGCCGATCTATCATCTTGATAACATGGAAGAGCACCTGCCTGAGGATGTGACCGTTGCAATCTTGACCGTGCCTGCCCAGGCTGCCCAGGCGATTACAGACAGACTGATTGCAAAGGGCATCAAGGGGATTTTGAACTTCACACCGGCAAGACTGAATGTGCCGGAGGAAATCAGAATCCACCATATTGATCTTGCTGTTGAGCTGCAGTCGCTCGTCTACTTTTTGAAACATTACCCGAACGCATAA
- the moaC gene encoding cyclic pyranopterin monophosphate synthase MoaC, with protein sequence MSNFTHFNQQGRARMVDISEKNETVRTAEAISSVIMSIDVHKKIVNQQLEKGDVLAVAQVAGIMAAKNTWNIIPMCHPIPLKGIDISFEWEKDEGQARLVIHAAVKTKGSTGVEMEALTSASVCALTVYDMCKALDKGLVIGPTYLSQKTGGKNGDYKRDKSASLNVGVRT encoded by the coding sequence ATGTCAAATTTTACTCATTTTAACCAGCAGGGCAGAGCCAGGATGGTTGATATATCCGAAAAAAATGAAACAGTCCGCACAGCCGAAGCGATTTCAAGCGTCATCATGAGCATCGATGTGCATAAGAAAATCGTAAACCAGCAGCTTGAAAAAGGCGACGTGCTTGCTGTTGCGCAGGTAGCCGGCATTATGGCTGCCAAGAACACATGGAACATCATTCCGATGTGCCACCCGATCCCGCTTAAAGGAATCGATATCTCATTTGAATGGGAAAAAGACGAGGGACAAGCCCGCCTTGTCATACATGCTGCAGTCAAAACAAAAGGAAGTACAGGTGTTGAAATGGAAGCGCTAACTTCCGCTTCCGTCTGTGCACTGACGGTTTATGATATGTGCAAGGCTTTAGACAAGGGACTGGTAATCGGTCCGACGTACTTATCTCAAAAAACCGGCGGGAAAAATGGGGATTACAAGAGAGATAAATCTGCATCTTTGAATGTGGGGGTTAGAACGTGA
- a CDS encoding ABC-F family ATP-binding cassette domain-containing protein, producing the protein MILLQINQLTKYFAADLILSNIKLEVQTRDKIALVGRNGAGKSTLLKIIAGQLSYESGEIIKPKDVRIGYLAQDTGLESELSIWDEMNSVFQPLKDMEKTMRSLEMKMAETDPSEREFQQLLNEYDRLQVEFKEKGGYQYEADIRSVLHGLGFADFDISTPIQRLSGGQKTRLALGKLLLTSPDLLVLDEPTNHLDIATLSWLEQYLQGYSGAILIVSHDRYFLDKVVNQVYEISRHSSRKYIGNYSRYLEQAAENYERELKLFEKQQDEVAKLKDFIQRNMARASTTKRAQSRQKKLQRMDLMDRPLGDEKSAHFKFDIERQSGNDVLKANDIAVSYDGTNPIISNVSFSVSRGDSIALVGPNGVGKSTLLKTIIERLAPLKGSFQLGSGVKIGYYDQEQANLTSNKRVLDELWDDYPMLTEKEIRTVLGNFLFSGDDVLKNVSTLSGGQKARLALAKLMLQKANLLILDEPTNHLDLDSKEVLENALIDYPGTILFVSHDRYFINRIATKVYELSPGGVTEYLGDYDYYQHKKAEQLELAALDAAPEVKEKENGNKLSYEQEKELKKQARQKQRKLQEVEERISAIEEKVEVNEQLLCDPEIYQDHTRVQEINQENESLQEELEHLMNEWEHLQEE; encoded by the coding sequence ATGATTTTGCTGCAAATTAACCAGCTGACAAAATATTTTGCTGCTGATCTTATATTATCGAACATTAAACTTGAAGTACAAACGCGCGACAAGATTGCACTCGTCGGCCGCAACGGCGCCGGAAAATCAACGCTCCTGAAGATTATCGCGGGACAGCTTTCCTATGAATCAGGAGAAATCATCAAGCCGAAGGATGTCCGGATCGGCTATCTGGCCCAGGATACCGGCCTGGAATCCGAGCTTTCCATCTGGGATGAAATGAATTCCGTTTTCCAGCCTCTTAAGGATATGGAAAAAACGATGCGCAGCCTGGAGATGAAAATGGCTGAAACAGACCCTTCAGAACGGGAATTTCAGCAGCTGCTGAATGAATACGACCGTCTTCAGGTTGAATTTAAAGAAAAAGGCGGCTATCAATATGAAGCAGACATCCGTTCTGTTCTTCACGGACTCGGCTTTGCTGACTTTGACATCTCAACACCGATCCAGCGTTTGAGCGGAGGCCAGAAAACACGCCTTGCCCTTGGTAAGCTGCTTTTGACAAGCCCTGATCTGCTCGTGCTGGATGAACCGACGAACCATCTGGATATCGCAACGCTGTCCTGGCTTGAGCAATACCTGCAGGGTTACAGCGGTGCCATTCTAATCGTATCCCATGACCGGTACTTCCTTGATAAGGTTGTCAACCAGGTGTATGAGATTTCAAGGCACTCCAGCAGAAAGTACATCGGCAACTACAGCCGCTACCTCGAGCAGGCCGCTGAAAACTATGAACGCGAGCTTAAGTTATTTGAAAAGCAGCAGGATGAAGTGGCGAAGCTGAAGGATTTTATCCAGCGGAACATGGCAAGAGCGTCAACTACCAAGCGCGCGCAAAGCCGTCAGAAAAAACTGCAGCGCATGGATTTGATGGACAGGCCGCTTGGGGATGAGAAGTCTGCCCACTTTAAATTTGATATCGAGCGGCAGAGCGGAAATGATGTTTTAAAAGCGAATGATATCGCTGTTTCCTATGATGGAACGAATCCGATCATTTCAAATGTCTCTTTTTCCGTTTCACGGGGTGACAGCATCGCGCTCGTCGGGCCGAACGGAGTCGGAAAGTCGACACTCCTGAAAACGATCATTGAAAGACTTGCTCCACTAAAAGGTTCATTTCAGCTTGGATCCGGCGTCAAGATCGGCTATTACGATCAGGAGCAGGCGAATCTTACGTCGAATAAACGAGTTCTTGATGAGCTGTGGGATGACTACCCGATGCTAACAGAAAAGGAAATCCGCACCGTGCTTGGAAACTTCCTCTTTTCCGGTGACGATGTCCTGAAAAATGTCTCCACATTAAGCGGCGGGCAGAAAGCAAGACTTGCCCTTGCGAAGCTGATGCTGCAAAAAGCCAATCTGCTCATTCTGGATGAGCCGACAAACCACCTTGATCTGGACAGCAAGGAAGTGCTTGAAAACGCACTGATTGATTACCCGGGGACCATCCTGTTTGTTTCCCATGACCGGTATTTCATCAACAGAATCGCGACAAAAGTATATGAACTTTCGCCGGGCGGTGTAACCGAATACCTCGGTGATTACGATTACTATCAGCATAAAAAAGCAGAGCAGCTCGAGCTTGCCGCCCTGGATGCTGCCCCTGAAGTGAAGGAGAAAGAAAACGGAAATAAGCTTTCCTATGAACAGGAAAAGGAACTTAAAAAACAAGCGCGGCAAAAACAGCGCAAGCTTCAGGAAGTGGAAGAGCGCATTTCAGCTATTGAGGAAAAGGTAGAAGTAAATGAACAGCTCCTCTGCGATCCCGAGATCTATCAGGACCACACAAGAGTTCAGGAGATTAATCAGGAAAACGAATCACTGCAGGAAGAGCTTGAACACTTGATGAACGAATGGGAGCATCTGCAGGAGGAATAA
- the tsaD gene encoding tRNA (adenosine(37)-N6)-threonylcarbamoyltransferase complex transferase subunit TsaD gives MTKNDLYVLGIETSCDETAVSIVKNGREIISNVVASQIESHKRFGGVVPEIASRHHVEQLTIVLEEALKQADMGFKDLDAIAVTEGPGLVGALLIGVNAAKALAFAHGLPLVGVHHIAGHIYANQLISELKFPLLSLVVSGGHTELVYMKEHASFEVIGETLDDAAGEAYDKVARTLKLPYPGGPHIDRLAAEGTPSIDLPRAWLEPDSFNFSFSGLKSAVINTLHNAEQRGEVIEPKDLAASFQASVIDVLVTKTVAAAEKYGVNQVLLAGGVAANRGLRAALTETFSGLQNVELIIPPLSLCTDNAAMIAAAGSVFFEKGHRGSMRMNANPGLELPN, from the coding sequence ATGACGAAAAACGATCTGTACGTACTTGGTATTGAGACAAGCTGTGATGAGACAGCTGTATCAATCGTAAAAAATGGACGGGAAATCATCTCGAATGTCGTGGCTTCCCAAATTGAAAGCCATAAACGATTCGGCGGAGTTGTTCCCGAAATTGCTTCAAGACATCATGTTGAGCAGCTGACGATTGTTCTGGAAGAAGCCCTGAAGCAGGCGGACATGGGCTTTAAAGACCTCGATGCGATTGCTGTAACGGAGGGGCCAGGACTGGTCGGAGCCCTTTTGATTGGAGTAAATGCGGCAAAGGCTCTTGCATTTGCCCATGGGCTGCCGCTTGTTGGCGTTCATCATATTGCGGGGCATATATATGCCAACCAGCTTATTTCTGAGCTGAAATTCCCGCTGCTGTCGCTTGTCGTTTCCGGCGGACATACCGAACTTGTCTATATGAAGGAACACGCCTCCTTTGAAGTCATTGGAGAGACGCTGGATGATGCTGCCGGGGAAGCATATGACAAAGTGGCAAGAACGTTAAAGCTTCCATATCCCGGTGGCCCTCACATCGACCGTTTGGCTGCAGAAGGAACGCCATCCATTGATCTGCCGCGGGCATGGCTTGAGCCGGATTCCTTTAACTTCAGCTTCAGCGGCCTGAAATCAGCGGTTATTAACACTCTCCACAATGCTGAACAGCGCGGAGAAGTGATTGAGCCCAAAGACCTTGCCGCAAGCTTCCAGGCAAGCGTCATTGATGTACTTGTCACAAAAACCGTTGCAGCTGCAGAAAAGTATGGAGTGAATCAAGTTCTTCTTGCCGGCGGTGTTGCTGCAAACAGAGGATTGCGTGCAGCCCTTACGGAAACGTTCAGCGGTCTTCAGAATGTTGAGCTTATTATCCCGCCGCTGTCTCTCTGTACGGACAACGCAGCCATGATCGCAGCAGCAGGAAGCGTTTTTTTTGAAAAAGGACACAGAGGATCCATGAGAATGAACGCAAATCCAGGCCTTGAGCTTCCGAATTAA
- the rimI gene encoding ribosomal protein S18-alanine N-acetyltransferase, with amino-acid sequence MKQDTMVIRPMNVTDIDAVYEIETQSFATPWLKESFHNELTQNHFAKYLVVEFDRQIIGYCGLWIIMDEAQVTNIAVLPAFRGNKIGETLLRQAIGVAKEYGAGKISLEVRVSNHVAQSLYKKLGFQPGGIRKRYYTDNGEDALVMWVGLK; translated from the coding sequence ATGAAGCAGGATACAATGGTCATCCGGCCAATGAATGTAACGGATATAGATGCTGTCTATGAAATTGAAACACAGTCCTTTGCCACTCCATGGCTGAAGGAGTCTTTTCATAATGAACTGACGCAGAACCATTTTGCTAAATACCTGGTTGTGGAATTTGACCGGCAAATTATCGGCTATTGCGGACTTTGGATTATTATGGATGAGGCGCAGGTAACGAATATTGCCGTTCTCCCTGCTTTCAGGGGCAATAAAATCGGCGAAACACTGCTTCGGCAGGCGATTGGCGTTGCAAAGGAGTATGGTGCAGGGAAAATCTCGCTTGAGGTCAGGGTGTCAAACCATGTGGCACAGTCCCTGTACAAAAAACTCGGGTTTCAGCCGGGCGGAATCAGAAAGCGGTATTATACCGATAACGGAGAAGATGCTTTAGTAATGTGGGTGGGTTTAAAATGA
- the tsaB gene encoding tRNA (adenosine(37)-N6)-threonylcarbamoyltransferase complex dimerization subunit type 1 TsaB encodes MKALAIDTSNLTLGVALVGEETVMGEYVTHVKQNHSVRAMPAVEWVLQECGVKPAELDRVIVAEGPGSYTGLRIGVSIAKTLAWTLNIPLVSVSSLEVLAAGGTYFDGMICPLFDARRGQVYTGLYEYEDGVLLNRRKDCNLLLADWLEELKKEDKRILFIGNDVSLHRELIKQILGEQAMFAAMTENNPRPSMLGKIGLKKDPVDLHSFVPNYIRMAEAEVKWLEQQK; translated from the coding sequence ATGAAAGCATTAGCAATTGATACGTCAAACCTTACACTCGGGGTTGCCCTTGTGGGGGAAGAAACGGTGATGGGTGAGTATGTCACGCACGTGAAACAAAATCATTCAGTCCGTGCGATGCCTGCTGTTGAGTGGGTGCTGCAGGAGTGCGGTGTGAAGCCTGCCGAGCTTGACCGTGTGATCGTAGCAGAAGGGCCGGGATCTTATACAGGACTCCGAATCGGCGTCAGCATTGCAAAGACACTTGCCTGGACCCTGAATATTCCACTTGTCAGTGTTTCGAGTCTTGAAGTGCTTGCAGCAGGAGGCACTTACTTTGACGGAATGATCTGCCCGCTGTTTGATGCTCGCAGGGGACAAGTGTATACAGGACTTTATGAATATGAAGACGGTGTTCTTTTAAATAGAAGAAAAGACTGTAATCTTCTTCTTGCAGACTGGCTTGAGGAGCTGAAGAAAGAAGATAAGCGGATTTTGTTTATTGGCAATGACGTCAGTCTTCACAGGGAACTTATCAAACAGATTCTTGGCGAACAGGCCATGTTTGCAGCGATGACAGAGAACAATCCAAGACCATCCATGCTTGGGAAAATCGGGCTTAAAAAAGACCCTGTTGATCTCCATTCATTTGTCCCGAACTACATTCGCATGGCTGAAGCAGAAGTAAAGTGGCTGGAACAACAGAAATAA
- the tsaE gene encoding tRNA (adenosine(37)-N6)-threonylcarbamoyltransferase complex ATPase subunit type 1 TsaE — translation MIKHVLKSTHTDETTRLAIRLGELLKPGAVITLEGDLGAGKTTFTKGLAKGLGISRNVNSPTFTIMKEYRDGRIPLYHMDVYRMEDSGEDLGFDEYFEGDGVTVVEWASMIEEQLPKERLDIRIHRSGDDEREILLIPFGEDYIGLCEELVTG, via the coding sequence ATGATAAAGCATGTACTGAAATCAACTCATACAGATGAAACGACACGTCTTGCCATAAGACTCGGAGAGCTTTTGAAGCCGGGAGCTGTCATTACACTTGAAGGCGATCTTGGCGCCGGTAAGACGACGTTCACTAAGGGACTGGCAAAAGGTCTGGGCATCAGCAGAAATGTCAACAGTCCTACTTTTACGATTATGAAAGAATACCGGGATGGCCGGATTCCTTTGTATCATATGGATGTGTACCGCATGGAAGACAGCGGGGAGGATCTCGGTTTTGATGAATATTTTGAAGGAGACGGCGTGACCGTTGTTGAGTGGGCAAGCATGATTGAAGAACAGCTTCCAAAGGAGCGGCTTGATATCAGAATTCACCGCTCAGGAGACGATGAGCGTGAAATCCTGCTCATTCCTTTCGGTGAAGACTATATTGGTTTATGTGAGGAGCTTGTAACCGGATGA